In Schistocerca cancellata isolate TAMUIC-IGC-003103 chromosome 7, iqSchCanc2.1, whole genome shotgun sequence, a genomic segment contains:
- the LOC126092146 gene encoding U6 snRNA-associated Sm-like protein LSm7, with the protein MTSVQVQGDQKEKKRKESILDLSKYLEKNIRVKFAGGREAAGVLKGYDPLLNLVLDNTSEILRDPDDPYKLTEDTRMLGLVVCRGTSVVLICPVDGMESIPNPFVQQEA; encoded by the exons GTTCAGGTCCAAGGTgatcagaaagaaaagaaaaggaaagaaagtatTCTTGATCTCTCAAAATATCTGGAGAAAAACATCAGAGTGAAATTTGCTGGCGGCAGGGAGGCAGCTGGTGTGCTCAAGGGTTATGACCCTCTTCTTAATCTTGTATTGGACAACACTTCAGAGATTCTTAGAG ATCCAGATGACCCATACAAATTGACGGAGGACACAAGAATGTTGGGCCTCGTTGTGTGTAGAGGAACTTCAGTAGTGCTTATCTGCCCTGTGGATGGAATGGAAAGCATACCAAATCCATTTGTTCAACAAGAAGCATGA